In the Halorubrum ruber genome, CCGATCCCCTCCGTCCCGACCAGCCGATGGGCGAGCGGTTCGCGCTCGGACCGCTCGCCGAACTGCTCTCGCGGCGGGAAATCCTCTACACGACCGCGCTGGCGACGATGGGCGCGTTCACGTGGCAGGCGACCGCCTCCTTTCTCCCGACGTTCTTAGAGGTCGGGACCGGCCTGTCGAGCGCGCTCTCCGCGCTGCTGTTCTCGGTGTACTTCCTCGTCCACGGCGGCACGCAGCCGGTGACCGGGTCGGTGTCCGACCGGATCGGCCGCGACGCCACCGCGATGGTGACGATGGGCGCCGGCGTCGTCGGCTACGGGACTCTCGTCGCGGCCGCGGCCCTCGACTTGGGCCTCCCCGCCGTGATACCGGGCGTCGGCCTCGTCGGCCTCGCGATGTCGTGGGGCGCGCCGGTCCAGTCGCGGTTCATGGACCTGCTGTCCGACGCCGAGCGCGGCGCCGGCTTCGGGCTCGTTCGGACCGCGTACATGGTGACGGGCGCCTCCGGCAGCGTCGTCGTCGGCGCCGTCTCCGACGCCGCGGGGTGGCCCGTCGCGTTCGGGCTGCTCGCCTGCGTGATGGCGCTCGGGCTGGCGACGCTGTCGGCGAACCGGCTGCTGGGGCTGGGGTACTGAGCCGAGGTTGACTCGAGAATGAGCGGAGCGCGCGGCGGCTCAGAGCCGGTCGTCTTCGATGCTGCCCGGGTCCTCCGCGGTGTCGAACATGTTGTTCTCCGCGCCGTCGAGCATCTCGTCGCGGGGCTCGTCGTCGACGACGCTCACGTTGTACGCCTCGATTCCGGACGCGATGAGGTCCTCCGCGGCCTGCTCCTCGGAGACGAACTCCTCGTCTGCCAGCTGCTGAAACTCCGCGTACACGTCGTCCGAGAGGTTCAGCTCGAAAGTGGGCATACCCTCCGTTCCGGCCGAACGCTTTTAAATTGTTTCCTCGATGGGGGACGTGTCCGGAGCGGCTGGTACCAGTGACCGACGAGAACGAAACGGTGATCGAGACGTACGACGGCGGCCGTCGGATCGTCCGCGAGGCGCGGAACCGCCCCGACGCGTACCACTTCGAGGGCCCCGACGGACGGATCGCGTCGTTCGAGATTCCGGCGGCGGCGAGGCTGTACGCCGACCTGTACGCGATCACCGGCGGCTTCGACGAGAAAGAAACCGGCAGGCGGGGCGTCCCGCCGACGATCGCTCGCGCCGACGAGGAGGTCCGGATCACC is a window encoding:
- a CDS encoding MFS transporter, which gives rise to MNWRYEHTALALCTLAFTGTMVARLVVSPLVPEITTRFDVTNGTVGLALSGMWLTYALTQFPSGILGDRYGERRVILAAVGATAVASVLLAASPSMLAFGLFAAALGVGAGLHYSVATTFLTRQFDDTGRAIGVHVAGGPLAGLAAPPAAALVGSRYGWRAGVLLGAAVAVPVFVLFAWRVRPTDPLRPDQPMGERFALGPLAELLSRREILYTTALATMGAFTWQATASFLPTFLEVGTGLSSALSALLFSVYFLVHGGTQPVTGSVSDRIGRDATAMVTMGAGVVGYGTLVAAAALDLGLPAVIPGVGLVGLAMSWGAPVQSRFMDLLSDAERGAGFGLVRTAYMVTGASGSVVVGAVSDAAGWPVAFGLLACVMALGLATLSANRLLGLGY